Proteins encoded by one window of Xiphophorus couchianus chromosome 13, X_couchianus-1.0, whole genome shotgun sequence:
- the polr1h gene encoding DNA-directed RNA polymerase I subunit RPA12, translating to MSCSAGDPNFCQECGNVLPLPGISDTVRCPRCSFSIPVTDFSGLEVCSAVVFNPEQQSLVALKDDDGSELKGPVIDRRCARCNKEGMIYHTRQMRSADEGQTVFFTCINCRYQEKEDS from the exons ATGTCTTGTTCTGCTGGTGACCCAAACTTCTGTCAAGAATGCGGGAATGTTCTCCCGCTCCCCGGAATATCCGACACAGTCCGATGCCCTCGCTGCTCCTTCAGCATCCCTGTAACAG ACTTCTCTGGCCTGGAAGTGTGTTCAGCTGTGGTGTTTAACCCTGAGCAGCAGTCATTAGTGGCTCTAAAGGATGATGATGGCTCGGAGCTGAAGGGACCTGTG ATTGACAGACGATGTGCTCGCTGCAATAAAGAAGGGATGATTTACCACACTAGACAGATGAGATCTGCAGATGAAGGACAGACCGTGTTCTTCACCTGCATAAACTGCAG GTATCAAGAGAAGGAAGACTCCTGA
- the gtf2h4 gene encoding general transcription factor IIH subunit 4 — protein MKLRVQLQCKNLHEYLRELNPEILDRLYNHPATCLAVYRELPSLAKNYVMRMLFLDQPLPQAAVALWVQKNSQRDHDDCVTVLTGLRLWHSQHLQGGLQGYILNPVFKDNLGTALLGGGAQWADEGSSLGPDRHARDIESLDRYAMERWEVILQFMVGSPSAVSQDLAQLLIQAGLMRSEAGEAPYITSAGFQFLLLDTASQLWYFTLQYLKTAQSRGMDLVEILSFLFQLSFSTLGRDYSVEGMSESLLTFLQHLREFGLVFQRKRKSRRYYPTRLAITLAAGVTTSSASTSSTNIASIPGTKDGGFIVVETNYRLYAYTDSELQIALVALFSEMLYRFPNVVVAQLTRESVQQAIANGITAQQIIHFLRTRAHPVLLTQTPVLPPTITDQIRLWELERDRLQFTEGVLYNQFLSQADFEVLRDRAQGLGCLVWQDVAHRVMVVTSQGHSEVKRFWKRQRSHI, from the exons ATGAAGCTGCGGGTCCAGTTGCAGTGTAAGAATCTCCATGAATACTTAAGAGAACTGAATCCTGAGATACTGGACAGACTGTATAACCACCCAGCAACATGTCTGGCTGTCTACAG GGAGCTTCCCTCACTAGCTAAGAACTATGTGATGCGGATGCTGTTCCTGGATCAGCCTCTCCCCCAGGCAGCTGTGGCACTTTGGGTACAAAAAAATAGTCAGAG GGATCATGATGACTGTGTCACAGTGCTGACCGGTCTTCGCCTTTGGCACAGTCAGCACCTTCAAGGTGGGCTTCAAGGATACATTTTAAATCCAGTGTTCAAAGACAACCTGGGAACAGCATTGCTTGGAGG AGGTGCACAGTGGGCGGACGAGGGGAGCAGCCTGGGGCCTGACCGCCATGCACGCGACATTGAGAGCCTGGACCGCTATGCTATGGAACGCTGGGAAGTGATCCTGCAGTTCATGGTGGGTTCACCTAGTGCTGTTAGTCAAGACCTGGCTCAGCTCTTGATTCAAGCCGGCCTCATGAGAAG TGAGGCAGGGGAAGCACCGTACATCACTTCCGCTGGTTTTCAGTTCCTCCTTCTGGACACAGCCTCTCAGCTTTGGTACTTCACTTTGCAGTACCTCAAAACTGCTCAG TCTAGAGGGATGGACCTTGTGGAGATCTTATCCTTCTTGTTCCAGCTCAGTTTTTCTACTTTGGGGAGA GATTACTCAGTGGAGGGGATGAGTGAGTCATTGCTAACTTTCCTGCAGCACCTTCGGGAGTTTGGACTGGTGTTTCAGAGGAAG AGGAAGTCCCGGCGGTACTATCCCACCAGACTGGCAATTACTTTGGCTGCTGGAGTAACTACCAGCTCTGCCTCTACCTCCTCCACCAACATTGCTTCCATTCCTGGAACTAAAGATGGTGGCTTCATTGTTGTGGAAACCAATTATCGTCTCTACGCCTACACAG attcagAACTTCAAATTGCTCTGGTGGCTCTTTTCAGTGAAATGTTGTATCGCTTTCCCAACGTGGTGGTCGCTCAGCTTACAAGAGAATCCGTTCAGCAGGCCATCGCTAATGGAATTACCGCTCAGCAG atCATCCACTTTCTAAGGACCAGAGCTCACCCTGTCCTGCTCACACAG ACCCCAGTGCTGCCTCCAACTATAACAGACCAGATCAGACTGTGGGAGCTTGAGAGAGATCGGCTGCAATTCACAGAGG gagTGCTCTACAATCAGTTCCTGTCCCAAGCAGACTTTGAGGTGCTGCGAGACAGAGCTCAG GGTTTGGGCTGTCTGGTGTGGCAGGATGTGGCTCACAGGGTGATGGTGGTGACATCCCAAGGACACAGCGAGGTCAAGAGGTTCTGGAAACGACAGAGGTCTCACATATAG
- the tnfa gene encoding tumor necrosis factor a (TNF superfamily, member 2) isoform X1 produces MESEFKVLLDADASTGTSDQTQTSTRVKTFQVSRLTLALMAFTLCLATGGAVFLFSNARVKSEGSDEGSSAFHHALRQISNRRAAIHLEGEHDPAINTSVKWMSKVNQAHSQGGLELKDNEILIPHNGLYFVYSQASFRVSCSSNADDLISNHMIHLSHTVKRWSRSFGSNDESSYRTLLHSVRTVCQGTASKDPDSAGSRFTAVYMGAVFDLKSGDRLKTVMEEKMLEKLEEDAGKTYFGVFAL; encoded by the exons ATGGAGAGTGAATTCAAGGTGTTACTGGATGCAGATGCCAGCACAGGGACAAGTGATCAGACTCAGACATCCACGAGagtcaaaacatttcaagtgTCCAGACTTACCTTGGCCCTGATGGCTTTCACTCTCTGCCTTGCTACTGGTGGTGCTGTTTTCCTCTTCTCTAATGCTCGTGTCAAG AGTGAAGGATCAGACGAGGGAAGCTCTG CTTTTCATCACGCCTTAAGACAAATTTCAAACAGGAGAGCAGCCATTCATCTAGAAG GAGAACACGACCCCGCCATAAATACGTCAGTGAAGTGGATGAGCAAAGTGAACCAGGCACACTCTCAAGGAGGTCTAGAACTAAAAGACAATGAGATTTTGATTCCTCATAATGGCCTCTACTTTGTTTACAGCCAGGCGTCGTTCAGAGTAAGCTGCAGCAGCAATGCTGATGACCTTATTTCCAATCACATGATCCACCTGAGTCACACAGTGAAACGCTGGTCCAGATCATTTGGCTCTAATGATGAGAGTTCCTATCGGACCCTCTTGCATTCAGTTCGTACCGTGTGCCAGGGTACAGCCAGTAAGGATCCAGACTCAGCTGGAAGCCGGTTCACTGCAGTATATATGGGAGCAGTATTCGACTTAAAGAGTGGGGACAGACTGAAGACGGTTATGGAAGAGAAGATGCTTGAGAAACTTGAGGAAGATGCAGGGAAGACTTATTTTGGTGTCTTTGCCTTGTAA
- the tnfa gene encoding tumor necrosis factor a (TNF superfamily, member 2) isoform X2 yields MAFTLCLATGGAVFLFSNARVKSEGSDEGSSAFHHALRQISNRRAAIHLEGEHDPAINTSVKWMSKVNQAHSQGGLELKDNEILIPHNGLYFVYSQASFRVSCSSNADDLISNHMIHLSHTVKRWSRSFGSNDESSYRTLLHSVRTVCQGTASKDPDSAGSRFTAVYMGAVFDLKSGDRLKTVMEEKMLEKLEEDAGKTYFGVFAL; encoded by the exons ATGGCTTTCACTCTCTGCCTTGCTACTGGTGGTGCTGTTTTCCTCTTCTCTAATGCTCGTGTCAAG AGTGAAGGATCAGACGAGGGAAGCTCTG CTTTTCATCACGCCTTAAGACAAATTTCAAACAGGAGAGCAGCCATTCATCTAGAAG GAGAACACGACCCCGCCATAAATACGTCAGTGAAGTGGATGAGCAAAGTGAACCAGGCACACTCTCAAGGAGGTCTAGAACTAAAAGACAATGAGATTTTGATTCCTCATAATGGCCTCTACTTTGTTTACAGCCAGGCGTCGTTCAGAGTAAGCTGCAGCAGCAATGCTGATGACCTTATTTCCAATCACATGATCCACCTGAGTCACACAGTGAAACGCTGGTCCAGATCATTTGGCTCTAATGATGAGAGTTCCTATCGGACCCTCTTGCATTCAGTTCGTACCGTGTGCCAGGGTACAGCCAGTAAGGATCCAGACTCAGCTGGAAGCCGGTTCACTGCAGTATATATGGGAGCAGTATTCGACTTAAAGAGTGGGGACAGACTGAAGACGGTTATGGAAGAGAAGATGCTTGAGAAACTTGAGGAAGATGCAGGGAAGACTTATTTTGGTGTCTTTGCCTTGTAA